A genome region from Triticum aestivum cultivar Chinese Spring chromosome 2B, IWGSC CS RefSeq v2.1, whole genome shotgun sequence includes the following:
- the LOC123041545 gene encoding protein MHF2 homolog, with amino-acid sequence MNPFPRLRPNSFPSSRPLSCICRPGETAMEDFHEETREARDETFNPDLIRAIFKLVWSRRTDRGVVVDEAIDIEPAAETSRRNRSTSANASALQVSCELLRMFVAEAVQRCAVIAEAEGTTTIEPTHLERVLPQLLLDF; translated from the exons ATGAACCCCTTCCCGCGCCTTCGCCCTAACTCGTTTCCCTCGTCCCGCCCACTCTCCTGCATCTGCCGCCCCGGCGAAACCGCAATGGAAGATTTCCATGAAGAGACGCGCGAGGCACGCGACGAGACCTTCAATCCG GATCTGATCCGCGCGATATTCAAGCTTGTGTGGAGCCGGCGGACCGACAGGGGCGTCGTCGTCGACGAGGCCATAGACATCGAG CCTGCTGCGGAGACGTCAAGGAGGAACCGGAGTACCTCTG CTAATGCAAGTGCCCTGCAAGTGAGCTGTGAACTTCTTCGGATGTTTGTCGCAG AGGCTGTCCAGCGCTGTGCTGTTATCGCTGAAGCAGAGGGGACGACCACAATTGAGCCCACCCACCTGGAGCGAGTCTTGCCACAGCTTCTTCTGGACTTCTAG